The Solibacillus sp. FSL W7-1436 genome window below encodes:
- a CDS encoding rhomboid family intramembrane serine protease yields MFIRRENFKQYIALYPVVSSIIAINLIVFVLTLIPGFGEDLLYAGMSVNGLIAAGEWWRIITSMFLHAGFMHVLFNMFSLFLFGPELEKIAGKMRFLTIYFLAGIFGVAATYATQDAYYASVGASGALYGIFGAFGALVYYTRHLFPQLRQIILPLIVISIIMTFLTPNINIAAHLGGLVTGFILGVVYFNPKNMGRWRKQPIRRVK; encoded by the coding sequence ATGTTTATTCGTAGAGAAAATTTTAAACAGTATATTGCGTTATATCCGGTCGTATCGTCAATTATAGCAATTAATCTGATTGTTTTCGTCCTAACATTAATCCCGGGCTTCGGCGAAGATTTGCTTTATGCCGGTATGAGCGTCAATGGACTCATCGCAGCCGGTGAATGGTGGCGTATTATTACGTCCATGTTTTTACATGCAGGTTTTATGCACGTTCTTTTTAATATGTTCTCCCTGTTTCTATTTGGTCCGGAGCTTGAAAAAATCGCCGGCAAAATGCGTTTTTTAACAATTTACTTTTTAGCCGGAATTTTTGGTGTTGCTGCTACATACGCAACACAGGATGCCTATTATGCAAGCGTTGGTGCAAGTGGAGCACTGTATGGAATTTTCGGTGCGTTCGGTGCCCTTGTTTATTACACAAGACATCTATTCCCGCAGTTAAGACAAATTATATTGCCGTTAATAGTGATTAGCATTATTATGACATTTTTAACTCCAAATATTAATATTGCTGCACATTTAGGCGGTTTAGTTACCGGCTTTATTTTAGGGGTTGTTTACTTTAACCCTAAAAATATGGGACGCTGGCGCAAACAGCCCATTAGACGGGTAAAATAA
- a CDS encoding STAS domain-containing protein, whose protein sequence is MNVNVQFREDGDVLKGYIEGEIDTYTAPILREELETVQIVEGRKIELDLSKVNYMDSTGLGIFVAFYKKVTKENASLKLVNLSNRLVRLFEITGLSELMSIEIDEELELK, encoded by the coding sequence ATGAATGTTAATGTTCAATTTAGAGAAGATGGAGACGTATTAAAAGGCTATATCGAGGGTGAGATAGATACTTACACAGCCCCGATTTTACGCGAAGAACTGGAGACTGTCCAAATTGTGGAAGGCCGAAAAATCGAATTGGATTTATCAAAAGTTAATTATATGGACAGTACAGGCTTAGGGATATTTGTTGCATTTTATAAAAAAGTTACAAAGGAAAATGCATCATTAAAATTAGTGAACTTATCAAATCGTTTAGTCAGATTGTTTGAAATCACAGGATTAAGTGAATTAATGAGTATTGAGATAGATGAGGAATTGGAGTTGAAATGA
- the acpS gene encoding holo-ACP synthase — protein MIKGIGLDLVELDRIEKMIGRSAKFAQRILTERELAIFDTLSDMRKVEFLAGRFAAKEAYSKANGTGIGKGCELHQIEILKTEQGKPVLYFDGEQVNGFVSITHTRTTAAAQVILMQ, from the coding sequence ATGATAAAAGGGATTGGCTTGGATTTAGTAGAATTGGACCGAATCGAAAAAATGATCGGACGTTCAGCGAAATTTGCTCAAAGAATTTTAACGGAAAGGGAACTGGCCATATTTGATACATTATCGGATATGCGCAAAGTGGAATTTCTGGCAGGGCGCTTTGCGGCAAAGGAAGCATACTCAAAAGCAAATGGTACAGGAATCGGAAAAGGCTGTGAGCTACATCAAATAGAAATATTAAAAACAGAGCAGGGAAAACCTGTATTATACTTTGATGGTGAACAGGTGAACGGGTTTGTTTCCATTACTCATACCCGTACGACAGCAGCTGCCCAAGTAATCTTAATGCAATAA
- a CDS encoding PP2C family protein-serine/threonine phosphatase has product MKELQIQYQKILSDFLANQTERNLYIGQNFIRQLIQKKVAPEEVINIHKYAIEQIYPDLPEDISHSYDFLIEIMVHFGLTLKEHQSLLEQQEELRMEMNVATKIQNMILRTTVPVLDQIDIGMLSVPIRKMNGDYVHFLNNNDSVVSVAVTDVVGKGVPAALCMSMVKYGLDTLEYATKDPSYILEVLNRIIEKSVDDSMFVSMFYGTYNIKESKFTYGSAGHEPAIYYNARKKTFFDLESKGLLLGVMPEVTYPQYDICLEENDFIIMITDGVTDFRKQGELDPRDVIKNLALNCNHLSAQEMCEEMYTYLKNLPDFELEDDFTVVIFKK; this is encoded by the coding sequence TTGAAAGAGCTGCAAATACAATATCAAAAAATCTTATCGGATTTTTTGGCAAACCAAACTGAGCGAAATTTATATATAGGTCAGAACTTTATTCGACAGTTAATTCAAAAAAAAGTAGCTCCAGAAGAGGTAATCAATATCCACAAATATGCGATAGAGCAAATTTATCCAGATCTACCAGAAGATATTTCACACAGCTATGATTTTTTAATTGAGATTATGGTGCACTTTGGTTTAACTTTAAAGGAGCATCAAAGTTTACTGGAACAGCAGGAAGAACTGCGGATGGAAATGAATGTCGCTACAAAAATCCAGAATATGATTCTTAGAACGACAGTACCTGTACTTGATCAGATTGATATTGGGATGCTATCTGTCCCGATCCGCAAAATGAATGGTGATTATGTTCATTTCTTAAATAATAATGATTCAGTTGTCAGTGTAGCTGTAACTGATGTTGTCGGAAAAGGTGTACCTGCAGCCCTATGCATGTCAATGGTCAAATATGGGCTTGATACACTTGAGTATGCAACGAAAGATCCGTCTTATATTTTAGAAGTGTTAAACCGCATTATTGAAAAAAGTGTTGATGATAGTATGTTTGTTTCGATGTTTTACGGGACATACAATATTAAAGAAAGTAAATTTACATATGGGTCAGCTGGGCATGAGCCTGCTATATATTATAATGCCCGTAAAAAAACTTTCTTTGATTTGGAATCGAAAGGTTTACTATTAGGTGTTATGCCGGAAGTAACATATCCGCAATACGACATTTGTTTGGAAGAAAATGATTTTATCATTATGATTACAGATGGTGTAACGGATTTCCGCAAGCAAGGGGAGCTGGATCCCAGAGATGTGATTAAGAATTTGGCTTTGAACTGTAACCATCTTTCGGCACAGGAGATGTGTGAGGAAATGTATACCTATTTGAAAAACTTGCCTGATTTCGAACTAGAAGATGATTTTACGGTTGTTATATTTAAAAAATAA
- a CDS encoding LolA family protein has product MKLRLLAVVICCLFLAACGKATKDEVIEDVNKKWNDAKGYELSASMEVRTGAEPRVYDVKVWHTKPDFYRVAVNPKGESEQQLIVRNEEGVFVVTPSLRKTHKFQSEWPKQNSQAYIIGALADDLVSDSKAVMTEDDASYTFEVATRNVDQTALPVQQIVVDKKTMLPTKVSVMDESLQEQVVITFADIKLGVQHTAEEYAVEKFSEKEEKKAASAEVAETEFNVYYPTIDWAHTKLTDEFEVQEDGNTRVILTFEGEKPFTLMQQPIQSDDTILPVSGDPADLGYTIGAITDNSIQWDKDGMTFFIASTKLTKDELLEVAASVQESSIK; this is encoded by the coding sequence TTGAAACTCCGACTGCTGGCAGTTGTCATTTGTTGTCTCTTTTTGGCGGCGTGTGGAAAAGCTACAAAGGATGAAGTGATTGAGGATGTTAACAAGAAGTGGAATGACGCAAAAGGTTATGAACTAAGTGCCTCGATGGAAGTTCGGACAGGCGCAGAGCCACGTGTTTACGATGTAAAAGTTTGGCACACAAAACCGGATTTTTACCGAGTGGCAGTTAATCCAAAAGGTGAGTCAGAACAGCAGTTAATCGTTCGAAATGAAGAAGGTGTCTTTGTTGTCACACCATCGTTACGTAAAACGCATAAATTCCAAAGTGAATGGCCAAAGCAAAACAGTCAGGCTTATATAATTGGTGCATTGGCTGATGATTTGGTGTCAGATTCAAAAGCAGTAATGACTGAAGACGATGCGAGCTATACTTTTGAAGTTGCGACACGAAATGTAGACCAAACAGCATTACCAGTTCAGCAAATTGTAGTAGATAAGAAAACGATGCTTCCGACAAAAGTTAGTGTTATGGATGAGTCTTTACAAGAACAAGTTGTGATTACATTTGCAGACATTAAATTAGGAGTACAGCATACTGCGGAAGAATATGCGGTAGAAAAATTCTCTGAAAAAGAAGAAAAGAAAGCCGCATCAGCAGAAGTGGCAGAGACAGAGTTTAACGTGTATTACCCTACGATTGACTGGGCGCATACAAAGCTGACAGACGAGTTTGAAGTGCAGGAAGATGGAAACACACGAGTTATTTTAACATTTGAAGGGGAAAAGCCGTTTACACTAATGCAGCAGCCGATCCAATCGGATGATACTATATTACCTGTATCTGGGGATCCGGCAGACTTAGGCTATACAATAGGGGCTATTACTGATAACTCAATCCAATGGGACAAAGATGGCATGACCTTCTTTATCGCTTCCACAAAATTAACAAAGGATGAATTACTGGAAGTAGCTGCAAGTGTGCAGGAAAGTAGTATTAAGTAA
- a CDS encoding type II toxin-antitoxin system PemK/MazF family toxin: MIVKRGDVFFADLSPVVGSEQGGTRPVLIIQNDIGNRFSPTVIIAAITAQIQKAKLPTHVEIDAKKYGFERDSVILLEQLRTIDKSRLTDRITQLDAKLMQEVDIALNISLGLVKF, from the coding sequence TTGATTGTAAAGCGTGGAGACGTTTTTTTTGCTGACCTATCGCCAGTGGTAGGTTCAGAACAGGGCGGGACTAGACCCGTTCTTATTATTCAAAATGATATTGGAAATCGCTTTAGTCCAACCGTCATTATAGCTGCAATTACTGCGCAAATTCAAAAAGCAAAGTTACCTACACATGTTGAAATCGATGCTAAAAAGTATGGTTTTGAACGTGATTCGGTAATTTTGCTTGAACAATTGCGTACAATTGATAAATCACGATTAACAGATCGTATTACTCAGCTGGATGCAAAACTAATGCAGGAAGTAGATATCGCTCTTAATATTAGTTTAGGACTCGTAAAATTTTAA
- the sigB gene encoding RNA polymerase sigma factor SigB, protein MSKESLPKNTSKEEVLNWIAEYQASGCEDSQTNLVLHYQQLVESIARKYSHGKSYYDDIVQVGMLGLLGAIRRFDPSFGRSFEAFAVPTIVGEIKRFLRDKTWDVHVPRRIKELGPRIKAAVEALTTSLQRSPSITEIATYLEVQDEDVLEAMEMGRSYQALSMDHSIESDSDGSTVTLFDVVGREDAGFEVTNRRMIVADAMNVLSERERQIIQLTYLEQLSQKEAGERLGISQMHVSRIQRKAIKKLQDAITASGGVSL, encoded by the coding sequence ATGTCGAAAGAATCACTACCTAAAAATACATCAAAAGAAGAAGTGCTAAATTGGATTGCAGAATATCAGGCGAGCGGCTGTGAAGATTCACAAACAAATCTTGTGCTCCATTATCAGCAATTAGTCGAGTCGATTGCACGCAAATATTCACATGGTAAATCTTATTATGATGATATTGTACAAGTAGGGATGCTTGGCTTATTAGGTGCGATCCGACGATTTGACCCTTCTTTTGGCAGAAGCTTTGAGGCGTTTGCTGTACCGACGATTGTCGGTGAAATAAAACGCTTTTTACGTGATAAGACTTGGGACGTGCATGTTCCGAGACGTATTAAAGAACTGGGGCCTAGAATCAAGGCAGCTGTCGAAGCATTAACGACATCGCTGCAGCGTTCCCCATCCATTACTGAAATTGCAACATACCTGGAAGTACAGGATGAGGATGTACTGGAAGCGATGGAGATGGGCCGAAGCTATCAGGCGCTTTCGATGGACCATTCCATTGAATCGGATTCTGATGGCAGTACGGTAACGCTATTTGATGTAGTTGGTCGGGAAGATGCAGGGTTTGAAGTGACTAACCGCCGCATGATTGTAGCAGATGCGATGAATGTATTAAGTGAACGTGAGCGACAAATTATCCAATTAACCTATTTGGAACAGCTTAGTCAAAAGGAAGCCGGGGAGAGACTCGGTATATCCCAAATGCATGTTTCGCGAATTCAGCGTAAGGCAATTAAAAAATTACAGGACGCCATTACAGCAAGTGGCGGCGTCTCGTTATAA
- a CDS encoding anti-sigma regulatory factor: MNTKSTVEIVTEWDIVAARQLGRNEAKVIGFGAVDQARITTAISELARNIYLYARAGEVTIERISNEEKVGLRIIAADKGPGISNLKKVMEDGYSTSGGLGAGLPGVKRLMDTMEIQSTVGNGTTIVIEKWVK; encoded by the coding sequence ATGAATACGAAATCTACCGTAGAGATTGTAACAGAATGGGATATTGTAGCTGCACGCCAACTTGGACGTAACGAGGCGAAGGTAATAGGCTTTGGCGCGGTAGATCAAGCTCGAATTACGACGGCGATAAGTGAACTGGCCCGAAATATTTATTTATATGCCCGTGCAGGGGAGGTTACAATAGAGCGTATTAGCAATGAAGAGAAAGTTGGCCTTCGCATAATAGCGGCAGACAAAGGACCGGGAATAAGCAATCTGAAAAAAGTAATGGAAGACGGCTATTCTACTTCAGGAGGACTTGGAGCAGGTTTGCCGGGGGTCAAAAGACTAATGGATACAATGGAGATTCAGTCCACTGTAGGAAATGGAACGACAATAGTTATCGAAAAATGGGTAAAGTAG
- the alr gene encoding alanine racemase, producing the protein MDTPIYYRPTKAVIDLQAITHNLTSLRNHIGPNIQIIAVVKANAYGHGDVEVAKTAIEAGATMLAVATPDEAVHIRENFKDIDILVLGASPHAFIPYASSENITLTVYSTEWLQGAQHYTPLLNPIKLHIKVDSGMGRIGVSTKEELLELYTMINSSDDFLVDGIFTHFATADEEDSMYFDNQATLFKDFLGVLPQKPRLVHVANTATALVKDPSLHYDAVRFGISMYGLLPSGYVGTKLPFAIKPALSLQTELVHVKKMQAGQSVGYGATFTVEEDCYIGTIPIGYADGMIRKLSGQEVLVGGKRAKIVGRICMDQSMILLPEAYNVGEEVVLIGCQQQEEITIDDWAHKLQTINYEVPCVITARVPRVYK; encoded by the coding sequence ATGGATACTCCAATATATTACAGACCAACAAAAGCAGTTATTGATTTGCAAGCAATCACGCATAATCTAACTTCACTACGAAACCATATAGGACCGAATATCCAAATTATTGCTGTAGTAAAAGCAAATGCATATGGTCATGGAGATGTGGAAGTTGCAAAAACGGCTATCGAAGCCGGTGCAACAATGCTTGCTGTCGCAACACCCGACGAAGCAGTACATATTAGAGAAAATTTTAAGGATATTGATATTTTAGTATTAGGTGCTTCACCACATGCCTTTATTCCGTATGCATCATCAGAAAATATTACCCTTACCGTCTATTCAACAGAGTGGCTGCAGGGAGCGCAGCATTATACACCACTGTTGAATCCGATAAAACTTCACATTAAAGTGGATTCGGGCATGGGACGAATCGGTGTATCCACTAAAGAAGAACTATTGGAATTGTATACAATGATTAATTCTTCCGATGATTTTTTGGTGGATGGAATTTTCACACATTTTGCTACTGCAGATGAGGAAGATTCAATGTACTTTGACAATCAGGCTACCCTATTCAAGGACTTTTTAGGTGTTTTGCCACAAAAGCCCCGTCTTGTTCATGTAGCCAATACAGCAACCGCTTTAGTAAAAGATCCTTCTTTGCACTATGATGCGGTACGTTTCGGTATTTCAATGTACGGATTGCTGCCGTCAGGTTATGTAGGCACTAAATTGCCTTTTGCGATTAAACCGGCATTATCTCTACAGACAGAACTCGTCCATGTAAAAAAAATGCAGGCCGGTCAATCGGTAGGTTATGGTGCAACATTTACGGTGGAAGAGGACTGCTACATCGGAACAATTCCGATCGGCTACGCAGATGGAATGATTCGTAAGCTTTCTGGACAGGAAGTACTTGTTGGAGGAAAAAGAGCGAAAATTGTCGGAAGAATTTGTATGGATCAAAGTATGATTTTACTTCCGGAAGCATATAATGTTGGGGAAGAAGTTGTACTAATAGGCTGCCAACAGCAAGAGGAAATCACGATAGATGATTGGGCTCATAAACTCCAAACAATTAATTACGAAGTGCCATGTGTAATCACGGCCAGAGTTCCTAGGGTATATAAATAA
- the rsbW gene encoding anti-sigma B factor RsbW, with the protein MRAFDYIEIRVPAKSQYVSVIRLTISGLAMRVGFTYDEIEDLKIATSEAVTNVVHHAYKANEDGEVVIGCALFEDKIEIMVADYGVSFNFEEIKSKVGPYHENENVALLREGGLGIYLMETLMDEVKLNNEGGVTVFMTKYVSREQVKGNVERITT; encoded by the coding sequence ATGAGAGCATTTGACTATATTGAAATTCGAGTGCCTGCCAAATCGCAATATGTAAGTGTTATCCGGCTAACAATTTCAGGATTAGCGATGCGAGTTGGGTTTACGTATGATGAGATTGAAGATTTAAAAATTGCTACAAGTGAAGCGGTGACAAATGTTGTACACCATGCTTATAAAGCAAACGAGGATGGCGAAGTTGTAATCGGCTGTGCATTGTTCGAGGACAAGATTGAAATAATGGTCGCAGATTACGGAGTCAGCTTTAACTTTGAAGAGATCAAATCAAAAGTTGGTCCATATCATGAAAATGAAAACGTAGCATTATTACGTGAAGGTGGATTAGGGATTTATTTAATGGAGACTTTAATGGATGAAGTGAAATTAAATAACGAAGGTGGCGTCACTGTTTTCATGACAAAGTATGTCTCGAGAGAGCAGGTGAAAGGGAATGTCGAAAGAATCACTACCTAA